A segment of the Corynebacterium resistens DSM 45100 genome:
GTGCAGGTTGCCCTTGACCCACATCTGCTGCACCGCCAGCAAGTCGTTGTTCGATGAATCCTTGAAGTCGAGGAACCGTAAGGTCTCAACCTGCTTCGTGCCCTGGTCGTCAGTCCACTCCGCCAGATAGCCGTCACGCAGCAGGTCATGGACTTCCCGATTGGCGCGGACCCGGTCCATGGCTGTGCGGTCCTTCGTCAGCACCTCGATCGCCTCGTTGATAGCGATATCGGGCACGTAATCAGAGTTGATCTTGCGCATAGCAAGCCGCAGCCGGTGAACGAGCACGACATCACGTTTGGAGTCGCGCCCCAGGCTGCCCTCGGGTCCCAAGATCTCCTGGAAGGCGTCAACTGGAGTCCAGCCGAGCTCCGCCAGAAGCTCGATGCTCGGCTTCTCGACGTACCAGTACTCCGGGCCCGTGGGAGTCATTGCGCCACCGCGCTCTCTTCGGTTGAGCCCGTCGAAATCACTGCATCAAGATCGAGCGACGACACGTCGATCTGTCCAGTTACCAACTTCGGCAACAGAAGATCCCGCACCTCTGCGAGTTTCTCGTTCTGCGACATGAGCCCGGTCGCGTGGGATCCGAGGGGATCGACAAGGGCCTGAAATGAGTCAAGCACCTGCACATCCGGGAGCAGGAAAGGTTGCGCATACGCGGCCTCACGGCTGAGTCCCGGGACGGCGGCATGGGAGTTAGTGAATGCTGTCCGGCGCAACTGCTCGGAAACGAACCTCAACGGCAAGTCAGTCTGCACAAAGTAGGCAGTGTCGATGGGCCAGCAGGGTCCGTCGACCCAGTGAACGCTACCGACGTTGCCCTTGCGTCCAACAACGATCGCAGGACCGTCGACGAACGACTCATCGTGCCAGCCCACGACTCCGGCAGAACTCACAACCGCCACGCCGCCTCCACGTCTGGCGCTAGCCTTGAGCGCCTTGCCGTACTTAAGTTCCAGAGCGTCACCTATTGTCGCTGCGCGCCACCCCTCGGGAATCGGGCCGAGGGCGGAGTCGACGAGGGGCACGTCCTCGTGGCCGGGGTAACGGAACTTCACGAACCACTCGCGGTAGATGGCCCGCGCCATCTTCTCCAGCACCTCGATCCGTCGCCGGTTGTTCTCGATCAATTCGTCGATGGAACGAAGGATCGCTCCGATGCGTTGCTGAGTCGCCAGGGCAGGGACGGCCAGCTTGAAGGGTTTGATCAGTTGCTGACTCAGATTCTGCTGAGCGGCACCATGCGCGTTCCCGACGAGGCGCTCGCGGGCACCCGCAAGCGCGTAGTAGAGGAAGCGAGCGTCCGCCTCTTTGGGGTCGGTGACCATCGCGCAGATAGCCTGATTGACGGTCGCTTCGACGCCCAGCCAGCCCAGCTGGCCCACGTTTGCCCCGTACATGGCCAACAGTACGGTGTCGGGTGGAAGCAGTTTTGCGGAGGATCTCTCGAGTCCGGCCTCAGAGATGTGCTCCTCGGTCGTAGCGATCCGTGCCCCAATCAACTCCTGCGACTTGACCCAGGGAATACCTTCATCGGTATAGTAGTCGGCTCGCTTGCGACTGGGAGTCCCGCCACTGGTCACTCGAGAACACAGTGCCTCGACTGCTACCTCACGCCAGTCGCTCATACTTCGAGGATCCCTTGAACTGCCGCGTCGACTTTGGTTCGCAGCACGTCGGCCTCGTCACTTAGCGTGGTGAACTCCTCGTACAACGCAGCGAGATCGCCCATGAAATCGACATCGCTCTCGTCGACGGCGGCAGTGCCGGTATAGCGGCCCGGGTTGAGGCTCCAACCTTGGGCTTCGACCTCAGCTCGAGTGGCGACCTTGCACAGGCCACCGACGTCGACGTACCTCCCTTCGGGGAAGTTCTCGGCAACGAGGTCGGCGCTGCCATCGACTGTCTGTACGTCCTCGCCACGATAGAGACGGACGATGTTGGCGATGAACTCGATCTGCTCTGCGGTGAAGTCCCGGTGCGCTCGGTCGATCTGGCGAAAGATGTGCCGGGCGTCGATGAACAACACCGTGTCCTCGCGCGGCGTCCCGACCTTGGCCTTGTCGAGGAACCACAGCGTCACCGGAAGGGTGACGGTGTAGAAGAAGTTGGGGCTGATGGCGACCATCACGTCAACGGTCCCCGACTCGATCAGCTGCTTGCGGATCTCCTTCTCGGAATAGCCGGCATCGCCAGCTGAGTTGGCCATGACGAATCCTGCACGGCCCTCAGGTGAGAGTGCGGCGTAGAACTGCTGAATCCACAGGAAGTTACCGTTGTCGGCCTTGGGCAGCCCGAACGGCAACCGCTTGTCGCCGGCCAGCTGGTCCTTTTTGATCTTGTCGACGTTGAAGGGCGGGTTGGCCATCACGTAGTCGAAGGCACCGACCGCACTGTGCGGGTCCTCGTAATAGCTGTTGGCCTGGCGGATGTCACCCGAGAGCCCGTGCAGTGCGAGGTTCATCTTGGCCAATGGCACGGTGTCCTCGGTCTTCTCCGTCCCGAAGACCGAGAGCTGGCGGCTGGCTGACTCGTGGTGCCGCTCAACGAATTTGGCGCACTGGACGAACATGCCACCCGAGCCACATGCTGGGTCGCACAACCGGTCACGATGGATACAAGACCCCAGTGCGGAGTGGCGCTATCCGATAGCGCCGAGACCGGCTATGAACTGGGAATTCGTACCGTCGCCGTCGTTTGGAGATTAGGCTGCTTAACCGTTGAGTGTCCGGCACGCCGCTACCCCGGCTGACTTCCGTAGAGGGGTGAACCAGTCGGGATTTCGCGCGCAGCAATTGCTGAGCAGGTGATCGTAGCAACGGAAACAACCAGCATAGACGTCGCGCTGTTCCTTCCCGGAGGAGCTCGGGAGAAGGGAACAGCGCGAGGACGTGGTAACGATCAGAGTGACGCGTTTATGGGCCGCCCCCTTCATTCGGTCCGGACGCTCTGTGAGTCGTCGGTTTCGATTTGATGGGTGCATTGCTGAGCGTACTCGATTGGGGGTAGGTAGCCGAGCGAGGAGTGCCGGCGGTGATGGTTGTACTCGTCTTTCCAGTCGCCGATCACGACCTGCGCGTGCAGCAGCGAGTAGAAGCTGTTGATGTTGAGGCACTCGTCGCGGAGCCGGCTGTTGAACGACTCAACGTACCCGTTCCGCCACGGCGAGCCCGGTGGGATGTAGGACAGGCCGGTGCGGGTACCTGCCCAGTCGGCCATCGCTTCGCTGATGAACTCCGGCCCGTTGTCGGACCTGAGCACAACGGGAGCGCCGCGGACGGCGACGAGATCCTCGAGATACGCGGTGAGCCGGTCGGCGGTGATCGACCGCTCGACCAGCCCGCCGATGCATTCCCGGGTGTGCTCATCGACGATCGAACAGATCTTGATCGGCCGGCCCTGTTCGTCGGCGTCGAACTGGAAGTCCACCGCCCGCACCACGTTCGGCGCGTCCGCTGTTGCGGGGTCGACGGTCGAGGACCCGACGCGTTTGCGACGCCGCTGCTGCCGGACGCGGAGGCCCTCGTCACGCCAGAGGCGTTGGATCTTCTTGTGGTTCACGACTCAGCCCTCGGCGCGCGCATCGTGATACGCGCGTCGGTACCCGTAACGGGGGCGTTTCTTCGCCCAGGCACGCAGCCAGTCCCGCAACGCCCGGTCCGGGCCTGCGGTCGTGTCGCCCTTGAGCGTCGCGTTCTGCTTCTCGAGCTCCTTCAGGCGCTTCGCGTCGTCGGCCTTCAACCCGCCGTACTGGTTACGCCACCGGTAGTACGTCTGCTCGGACACCCCGAGCTCCCGGCACACCGCCGCGACATCCGCGCCGTCGGCGAGTATCCTGTCGGCCTACCCGAGCTTGCGGACGACCTGTTCCGGGGTGTGACGCTTCCTGCTGTTCGACATGATCTGACCAGTCTCCCTGCCCGAACCCTCGGGCGGCAGGACGACTCTCAGAACCACCGGACCTACGAAACGGGGTCAGCCCAATATCTCAGGACACAGTGGATAGTCCCTATCAGGACATCTCAGACATGTTGTTGTTCTCTCTCACTGAGGCAGGGGACGGGAGGAAAGCTCCGGAAATGTTCGGGAAGACGCAGCGCACAGGATGGGAGACGAACGGAAAAGGCTCGTGAAGCGTGATGTGAGCGAGCCGCAATGGTCGAACCGGCGGGCTTGTGGCTGGTCAGTGACGTCGCAGCAAAACCGAGAGTGTGAGGTAGAGGCCGCCGAGGCTGACGGTGATCGCGCCGACGGGGAGCTGGGTTGGTGCGAAGGCGTGGGCGGCGGTCCAGTCCGCGGCGGCAAGCAGGATCGCGCCGGAGAAGGTGGCGGCGAGGATTGGGCGGTAGCGTGGGAGCAGGGTGTTCGCGATGTGTGGTGCGGCGAGGGCGATGAACATGACCGGTCCGGCGACTGCGGTGGTGGTGGCGGTGAGGAGCACCGCGGCGATGGCAAGTGTTGTTCTCGTGCGGGGCACTCTTAGGCCGAGTGCGGTTGCGAGGTCGTCGCCGAGGGCGAGGATTCGGAGTGTCGGGAGCACCGCGGAGGTGGCTATTCCGATAGCGGCGAGGGCTGCGAGGGCGGGCCAGGCCTGCGCCCAACGCATGTTGTCCAGGGTGCCTGCGGCCCAGATGGAGCCGGTGGCGGCGGTGGCGGTATCGGTGCGGTAAAGCAGCCAAGTGTTGACCGCGGTGAGGAGGGCGCTGATGGCGATCCCGGTGAGAATGAGCCCGCGGCCGCCGTTTCTCGGGCCGCGTGCGAGGGTTAGCACGAGGAGAGCTGTCACGAGGCCGCCGACGATGGAGGCAACCGCGAGCGCGAGGAACCCGCTTGCCGGTAGGAGAAGCAGGGTGAGGAGAACACCGGTGTAGGCGCCGGTGTTGAAGCCGATCACATCGGGGCTGCCGAGCGGGTTGCGGGTGAGGGATTGGAAGATCGCGCCGGCAGCACCGAGGGCTGCTCCGAAGGCGATGGCGGTGAGCGCACGCGGTAACCGCCAAGACAGGACGACAGTCGTCGTGAAGTCATCGGCACGCCCGAGGATCGCTTCGAGCACTTCCCATGGGGTCAGCGGCAGGTCCCCGGAAGCGAGTGAGGCGAGGATCAGGCCGGCGAGCGTGAGCAGTGCAACGGCCCATCGCCATGCGATCCGATCGCCGGGTCTGTGACCGGTCGGGGGTCGGTTCATCGGCGTCTCCGAAGGAGAACGATCATGACCAGCGCTCCGAGGGCTGCACTGACGATCCCGACGGGGATCTCTCCCGGCCAAAGGACGATGCGGGACAGGATGTCGGCGGTGAGGACTAAGCCGGCGCCCGTGAACGTGGATATCAATAGGAGGGGTGCGGTGCGGGGCCCCGTGAAGGGGCGGACGATGTGCGGCACCATGAGCCCGATAAACCCGATGGGCCCGGCGATCGCGGTGGCGGCACCGACGAGGCACACCGTCGCCAGCCCGGTGCCGATCCGGGTGGCCAGGGGGTGTGAGCCGAGGCCGCGGGCGAGGTCGTCACCGAGGGCGAGCGCATCCATCGGGCGGACCAGCAGAAAGGCGATTAGCGCGCCGACGGCCAGTATCGGGAGCGAGAAGGCGATGACCTTGCTATCCGGGCTCGCCAGCGATCCGGCTGACCACGCGCGCATCGCGTCGAGCGCGCGCGGGTTCAGCAGGGTGATAGCCGACTGGATGCCAGAGACCGTCATGCTGAGAGCGACTCCGGCGAGGATCAGCCGAGAACCGTCCGCACGCCCTCGCAGGCCGAGGATGAGCACGACCGTCGTGACTGCGGCGGCACCGATGATCGCGGAGGCGGCGATCCCGAAGGCGGAGCGGAGTCCGAGCCAGCTCATACCGATCGTCACCGCGAATGCGGCCCCTGACCCGACGCCGAGCAGTCCCGGGTCTGCGAGGGGGTTCCGGGTCATCGCCTGCATGAGCGCCCCGGACCAAGCCAGTGCAGCGCCGACGAGCATCCCGGCGAGAGTGCGCGGCAGACGCACCTCACCGACGAGCGTGCGCACCTCCTCGGATCCACTGCCGCTGACGAGCGCCATGATCTCGGTAAGGCCGAGAGGCTTGGAGCCGATCAGTATGCTCGCGAACGTGAGCAGAATCACCAGGATGGCTGCGATGAGCGCCACAACGAGGAGGCGCGGCAAGCGGACAGGCGACGCCTCCTCGCGCGGGCGTGTCACGACGCGGGAATGAGTTCGAGGC
Coding sequences within it:
- a CDS encoding restriction endonuclease subunit S, with translation MSDWREVAVEALCSRVTSGGTPSRKRADYYTDEGIPWVKSQELIGARIATTEEHISEAGLERSSAKLLPPDTVLLAMYGANVGQLGWLGVEATVNQAICAMVTDPKEADARFLYYALAGARERLVGNAHGAAQQNLSQQLIKPFKLAVPALATQQRIGAILRSIDELIENNRRRIEVLEKMARAIYREWFVKFRYPGHEDVPLVDSALGPIPEGWRAATIGDALELKYGKALKASARRGGGVAVVSSAGVVGWHDESFVDGPAIVVGRKGNVGSVHWVDGPCWPIDTAYFVQTDLPLRFVSEQLRRTAFTNSHAAVPGLSREAAYAQPFLLPDVQVLDSFQALVDPLGSHATGLMSQNEKLAEVRDLLLPKLVTGQIDVSSLDLDAVISTGSTEESAVAQ
- a CDS encoding HsdM family class I SAM-dependent methyltransferase; its protein translation is MCDPACGSGGMFVQCAKFVERHHESASRQLSVFGTEKTEDTVPLAKMNLALHGLSGDIRQANSYYEDPHSAVGAFDYVMANPPFNVDKIKKDQLAGDKRLPFGLPKADNGNFLWIQQFYAALSPEGRAGFVMANSAGDAGYSEKEIRKQLIESGTVDVMVAISPNFFYTVTLPVTLWFLDKAKVGTPREDTVLFIDARHIFRQIDRAHRDFTAEQIEFIANIVRLYRGEDVQTVDGSADLVAENFPEGRYVDVGGLCKVATRAEVEAQGWSLNPGRYTGTAAVDESDVDFMGDLAALYEEFTTLSDEADVLRTKVDAAVQGILEV
- a CDS encoding FecCD family ABC transporter permease; amino-acid sequence: MNRPPTGHRPGDRIAWRWAVALLTLAGLILASLASGDLPLTPWEVLEAILGRADDFTTTVVLSWRLPRALTAIAFGAALGAAGAIFQSLTRNPLGSPDVIGFNTGAYTGVLLTLLLLPASGFLALAVASIVGGLVTALLVLTLARGPRNGGRGLILTGIAISALLTAVNTWLLYRTDTATAATGSIWAAGTLDNMRWAQAWPALAALAAIGIATSAVLPTLRILALGDDLATALGLRVPRTRTTLAIAAVLLTATTTAVAGPVMFIALAAPHIANTLLPRYRPILAATFSGAILLAAADWTAAHAFAPTQLPVGAITVSLGGLYLTLSVLLRRH
- a CDS encoding FecCD family ABC transporter permease is translated as MTRPREEASPVRLPRLLVVALIAAILVILLTFASILIGSKPLGLTEIMALVSGSGSEEVRTLVGEVRLPRTLAGMLVGAALAWSGALMQAMTRNPLADPGLLGVGSGAAFAVTIGMSWLGLRSAFGIAASAIIGAAAVTTVVLILGLRGRADGSRLILAGVALSMTVSGIQSAITLLNPRALDAMRAWSAGSLASPDSKVIAFSLPILAVGALIAFLLVRPMDALALGDDLARGLGSHPLATRIGTGLATVCLVGAATAIAGPIGFIGLMVPHIVRPFTGPRTAPLLLISTFTGAGLVLTADILSRIVLWPGEIPVGIVSAALGALVMIVLLRRRR